The window TTCTCATCcgcctgctttagcagaaggACACCAACCTGTCCGGGATTCGGATCCCTAGGATGGACATTTCAATACGGTACTGAGCGCCGTCTTGGCAGGCAGGGCACCGGAAGCATGCAATGCCTTCATTCAAGGCCTGTTGCTGCACGAGAAGCACAAGCAGCGTGAGCGTGTgcagtgcctggtgctgctgagcaccaagcgtgcctgcagggtgaggggagggctcctacctggacGCAGGCCCGGTGGAACCAGGCATGTTTGCACGCTGGGCACACCAGGGTGTGGTAGGATGCAACGTTCCCCACGGTCTGCCGGCAGATGACACAGGTGGTGCCTCTTGCTGGAGCTGTCACTGCGGTCTGTCGAGggcggtgctcccagcagaaggacctgggggaagGTGGAAGGGATGGGCACGGTGAGAAGCGATGGGTGGAGGGCAGAGGACCAGGGAGGAGCCCCAGGCCCTGGCTCCGGCTCTGGCTctggcaggctgctgggagctgtcgctgcaggacccccacccccctggCTTGGcggcttggctgctgctgactgcCCTTACCTGTGCTCTCGAAAGAACTGGGTGACGCATTGTCCGTCCTTGGCAcagggcagatgaaagctgcgCTCACAGCCGCCCTGTGCGCATGTGATGGCAGCCCCCCTCTCGCCGCAAACACAGCattgctggaaagagcagaacagccccatcagcagcaggctcagggcctCCATTTCTGgccccacacctctgggcagggcGCAGGATGTGGGCACACTCTACAAAGCTGCCTGGTGGACAGGGCACATCTGCAATGGCAGGACTTTGTCCTGGAGGCGGCTGGCAGGGCTGCGCTTGCTTCCTCTGTGCCCAGGCTAAGCTGGTGTGAGCCTCTCGGGGCACAAATCAGCCTGCTCCGCTCAGGTCCTCACCTTCTGGTTTGCCTGCTTGACTTTGCGTGTGAGGGCAGCTGGGTCAATGCCCACAGTTCCCTCCTGTGTGGAGCTTTCATCAAAAGAGATGTTGGCaaaaagctgaaggagagaaaagagcagcatCTCATGAGgacaggaaggagggaagcatCCCGGCAGGAAGCGGTCAGGATCGCTTGAGggaactcaccaagcagaacTCGTGGACCCAAAACCAAATCTGGTCAAATGTGCGGCCAAAGATGTTTCGGTCAACATCTCCCCGGCCACACAGCACGCAcgctgcagaggagagagcaaatgTGAGCAGCGGTGAGCAGCTGGCGGGGCCAGGTGTCCCTGggggctgtccccagggtcctgctctgtgcctgccatGCTGGCTGGAGgcggtggaggggaaggggccaTGGCAGGCCCAAGGCAGCCGCAGCCCAAGCTGGGCCCCCTTgccaaggagcagaggggcccagccccatgcctgcctgggagctcctgcctgccccttcctcccctctcgGCTCTCAGCCgcaggcagagccccagcacccctctgcccagcatcGGGACCTGTGCACAGGGACGCAGTGCTCTCACCTGGCTCCTGAGAGTCAGACAACTTCCGCTTCCTAGCATACATCATTTGCGTCGACGGTGAGCACTGCAAGAGACCCTGCTCTCTCCACGCCTCACCAGGCCGCACTGACGCTTGCGCTGAGCCCGCCAGCCTGTGCTCTAC of the Gallus gallus isolate bGalGal1 chromosome 1, bGalGal1.mat.broiler.GRCg7b, whole genome shotgun sequence genome contains:
- the LOC121109273 gene encoding uncharacterized protein LOC121109273 isoform X1 is translated as MMYARKRKLSDSQEPGESTASLCTGPDAGQRGAGALPAAESREGRKGQAGAPRQAWGWAPLLLGKGAQLGLRLPWACHGPFPSTASSQHGRHRAGPWGQPPGTPGPASCSPLLTFALSSAACVLCGRGDVDRNIFGRTFDQIWFWVHEFCLLFANISFDESSTQEGTVGIDPAALTRKVKQANQKQCCVCGERGAAITCAQGGCERSFHLPCAKDGQCVTQFFREHRSFCWEHRPRQTAVTAPARGTTCVICRQTVGNVASYHTLVCPACKHAWFHRACVQQQALNEGIACFRCPACQDGAQYRIEMSILGIRIPDRRPEREDNRASTAVLQRHGHCDAVICFCGGGRDQAEEEGPWQLVPCSSCGAQSTHQECSYSSIRMNKWDCDRCAGLGTASSTIAQLAALSAASQQGLEPSHSPQEPEDSCSGPTIQPASGPSHTSQLLELSCQTSVLGIEHGTTCSAFPDHQDAPEQCQARCGSNHTATPSTGSSSRPSTAQGTLGSSRAATAAARRRRPRQRGTSRTRSRSPLQGRAPPSQSRTRRPQRSRRTPSPAAQKRTRSTSRPATRRTLRASLRPDSREWPRQLGEARMRSHSSVARRVPHVHSRH